Proteins encoded in a region of the Planococcus citri chromosome 1, ihPlaCitr1.1, whole genome shotgun sequence genome:
- the LOC135832903 gene encoding cytochrome b-c1 complex subunit 7-like, which translates to MSNRRLTNLLFYYKPNLPIKIVPEKMSMVDYFKKWHFLRSEYYKLGLYHDDILYCFPDVDEAVRRLPKAVKEERDWRSIRAIQLDLNHKILPQEEWIQWEDDITVGRYLQPYLAEVKKEWKEKDIWNSIY; encoded by the exons atgtcaAACCGAAGGCTCACCAATCTGCTCTTTTACTATAAGCCGAATCTTCCTATCAAAATAGTTCCGGAAAAGATGAGTATGGTTG attatttcaaaaaatggcatttcttGAGATCCGAATACTACAAATTGG GTTTATATCACGATGATATTTTGTACTGTTTCCCTGATGTTGATGAAGCTGTTCGTCGTTTACCGAAAGCAGTGAAAGAAGAAAGAGATTGGAGGTCTATTCGCGCTATTCAGTTGGATTTGAATCACAAGATATTACCTCAGGAGGAATGGATTCAATGGGAAGAT GACATCACCGTTGGTAGATACCTTCAGCCTTACTTGGCTGAAGTAAAAAAAGAATGGAAAGAAAAAGATATCTGGAATAGTATCTATTAA